The proteins below are encoded in one region of Paenarthrobacter ilicis:
- a CDS encoding ABC transporter permease: MNIFAETIQWLTDPLHWTGSSGIPTRLMEHLQYSALVLAIAAVIAVPIGLYIGHTGRGRVVAVAVAGALRALPTLGLLVLFALLAGSGLMPPVWALVILTVPPLLAGTYAGISSVDRVVVDAARAMGMTELQILFRVELPNGLQVMFGGIRTAVLQVIATVSVVAYLPLGGLGRYLFDGLVLQDFPRMLGGSLLIAALAIAVDLVLAGVQRLVLSPGLATNPNGRRQASDDTKATAPQGAAVQGGTP, from the coding sequence ATGAATATCTTCGCCGAAACAATCCAGTGGCTCACGGATCCCCTCCATTGGACCGGTAGCAGCGGAATCCCCACCCGCCTCATGGAGCACCTGCAGTACAGTGCGCTGGTGCTGGCTATTGCCGCTGTCATTGCCGTACCCATCGGCCTGTACATCGGGCACACCGGCCGCGGCCGCGTGGTAGCCGTTGCGGTGGCGGGAGCACTGCGTGCACTGCCCACCCTGGGGCTCCTGGTGCTCTTCGCCCTGCTTGCCGGCAGTGGCCTGATGCCTCCGGTCTGGGCGTTGGTCATCCTGACGGTCCCGCCGCTTTTGGCGGGGACCTATGCAGGTATCTCCAGTGTGGATCGCGTGGTGGTGGACGCCGCACGCGCCATGGGCATGACTGAACTCCAGATTCTGTTCCGGGTGGAACTGCCCAACGGACTTCAGGTCATGTTCGGGGGCATCCGCACGGCTGTGCTGCAGGTCATCGCCACAGTGTCAGTGGTTGCCTACCTTCCCCTGGGTGGCCTGGGCCGGTACCTGTTTGACGGGCTTGTCCTGCAGGACTTCCCCAGGATGCTGGGCGGCTCGCTCCTCATCGCCGCCTTGGCCATTGCCGTGGACCTGGTACTGGCAGGCGTCCAAAGGCTGGTGCTTTCTCCCGGCCTCGCAACCAACCCGAACGGCCGCCGTCAGGCGTCCGACGACACCAAAGCCACAGCTCCCCAGGGAGCTGCCGTTCAAGGAGGTACACCATGA
- a CDS encoding ABC transporter permease, giving the protein MEWFLDNISMVLGLAGQHLVLAVIPMVLGLVISVPLAQLARRNAALRSVVATATSLLYTIPSLALFIILPTILGTRILDPLNVVVALTIYAVALLVRAAMDAFDSVDDDLRKAAVAMGYKPMARFFQVDLPLSLPVLFAGLRVVSVSNISLVSVAALLGVGNLGVLFTDGLQRTFITEVVVGIIAILVLALLMDAILVVLERVLTPWTRAGGGNSVRPDAGAVLTEPKAGPAASAAALRPDTGASA; this is encoded by the coding sequence ATGGAGTGGTTCCTCGACAACATCAGCATGGTCCTTGGGCTCGCCGGTCAGCACTTGGTGCTCGCCGTCATCCCGATGGTCCTGGGCCTGGTGATTTCCGTTCCCTTGGCCCAGCTGGCCAGGCGCAACGCCGCGCTGAGGTCGGTGGTGGCCACAGCAACGTCACTGCTCTACACCATCCCGTCACTGGCACTTTTCATCATCCTCCCCACCATCCTGGGCACCCGGATCCTGGATCCGCTCAACGTGGTGGTGGCCCTGACCATCTATGCTGTGGCGCTGCTGGTGCGCGCGGCCATGGATGCTTTTGATTCCGTGGACGACGATCTCCGGAAGGCAGCCGTGGCCATGGGGTACAAGCCCATGGCCCGCTTCTTCCAGGTGGACCTGCCGTTGTCCCTGCCGGTGCTCTTCGCGGGCCTGCGCGTGGTGTCCGTCAGCAATATCTCCCTGGTCAGCGTTGCTGCACTTCTGGGAGTGGGAAACCTGGGTGTCCTCTTCACCGACGGCCTCCAGCGCACCTTCATCACCGAGGTTGTGGTGGGCATCATCGCCATCCTGGTCCTCGCGCTCCTGATGGATGCCATCCTGGTGGTCCTGGAACGGGTGTTGACTCCCTGGACACGGGCCGGGGGCGGCAACTCCGTCCGCCCGGATGCCGGTGCCGTATTGACCGAACCCAAAGCCGGACCGGCGGCGTCTGCTGCCGCACTGCGTCCGGATACGGGGGCCTCCGCATGA
- a CDS encoding ABC transporter ATP-binding protein, giving the protein MAEAMIEFKSVTKQYQGGQPAVDALTMSIDKGAITVFVGPSGCGKTTSLRMINRMVEPTSGTITVAGEDVSRVPAAQLRRSMGYVMQSSGLLPHRSVLDNIATVPRLNGVSKAAARKRAEELLDVVGLASVLGKRYPSQLSGGQQQRVGVARALAADPPVLLMDEPFSAVDPVVRDELQQELLRLQRELAKTIVFVTHDIDEATVLGDKVAVFAVGGKLAQYAAPEEILRAPANDFVASFVGRDRGFRHLAFNTADAVTLHPVPTVTESQARADANAAGEWTLVVDQDSRPLGWSSPRDGAGLIPGGSLFRKGETLRRALDAALSSPSGLGVAVDDDGRVAGVLKAPEVLALIEEARHHREDAT; this is encoded by the coding sequence ATGGCTGAAGCCATGATTGAGTTCAAGAGCGTCACCAAGCAGTACCAAGGTGGGCAGCCCGCGGTGGACGCCCTGACCATGTCCATCGACAAGGGCGCCATCACCGTGTTCGTCGGTCCATCAGGCTGCGGCAAAACCACCTCTTTGCGCATGATCAACCGGATGGTGGAGCCCACCAGCGGAACAATCACTGTCGCGGGCGAGGACGTATCCCGGGTTCCGGCGGCGCAGCTGCGCCGATCCATGGGCTACGTGATGCAATCTTCCGGGTTGCTGCCGCACCGCTCTGTGCTGGACAACATAGCCACCGTGCCGAGGCTCAACGGAGTCTCCAAAGCCGCAGCGCGGAAACGGGCCGAGGAACTGCTCGACGTCGTGGGGTTGGCGTCGGTTCTGGGCAAGCGGTATCCATCGCAGCTTTCGGGGGGTCAGCAGCAGCGCGTGGGTGTCGCCCGCGCGCTTGCTGCCGACCCGCCCGTGCTCCTCATGGACGAACCCTTCAGCGCCGTTGACCCAGTGGTCCGCGACGAACTGCAGCAGGAACTTCTCCGTTTGCAGCGGGAACTGGCCAAAACCATCGTCTTCGTGACGCACGATATTGATGAGGCCACGGTGCTCGGGGACAAGGTTGCCGTGTTCGCAGTGGGCGGCAAGTTGGCCCAGTATGCTGCGCCGGAAGAGATCCTCCGGGCCCCCGCCAATGACTTTGTGGCCTCCTTTGTTGGCCGTGACCGGGGCTTCCGGCACTTGGCTTTCAACACCGCCGACGCCGTCACCCTGCACCCGGTGCCCACGGTCACCGAGTCCCAGGCCCGGGCAGACGCCAACGCGGCGGGGGAGTGGACGCTGGTGGTGGACCAAGACTCCAGGCCGCTGGGATGGTCTTCGCCGCGCGACGGCGCCGGGCTCATTCCGGGAGGTTCGCTGTTCCGCAAGGGCGAAACCCTGCGACGGGCGCTGGATGCGGCGTTGTCTTCACCGTCCGGCCTGGGCGTTGCCGTTGACGACGACGGCCGGGTGGCCGGAGTCCTGAAGGCACCTGAAGTTCTGGCCTTGATTGAAGAAGCGCGGCATCACAGGGAGGACGCCACCTGA
- the rsgA gene encoding ribosome small subunit-dependent GTPase A, producing MNTFVPRTDDHTTDLSGPIEYGFTDKTAALYRANPAPGRQQHQPAPVPARVIRVDRNRVLVASPDQLLHLPYPARGPAPATGDWVWLGRNLAGEPAVVHILPRFSALSRKRAFEASSEEQVLGSNIDIVAVVVPMDRPLTHNRLERTLVAAWDSGATPLVVITKADLARIADDVVGEVIQQAAGVPVVTTSAEDGDGLDELEGHIPPGSTLVLLGPSGAGKSTLINALAGTEIQLTGQVRAGDGKGKHTTTSRELIPLSSGAVLMDTPGVRGFGLFDADEGMGEMFGDLDELFAQCRFSDCAHQGEPGCAVQEALDRGSLDQRRWASYLKLQRELAALARKHDAAARRAYQREWHQKVMSADRGQRSAERQRYDRAEERAGKGGKRRRR from the coding sequence TTGAACACTTTCGTTCCACGTACCGACGATCACACCACTGACCTTTCTGGTCCCATCGAATACGGCTTCACTGACAAAACAGCCGCCTTATACCGGGCAAACCCCGCGCCGGGGCGCCAGCAACACCAACCCGCTCCCGTTCCGGCCCGCGTGATCCGGGTGGACCGCAACCGTGTGCTGGTCGCCTCCCCGGACCAACTGCTCCACCTGCCTTACCCTGCGCGCGGACCAGCTCCCGCCACGGGAGACTGGGTTTGGCTGGGCCGGAACCTTGCCGGCGAGCCCGCCGTCGTCCATATTCTGCCGCGTTTCTCGGCACTGAGCCGGAAGCGGGCTTTCGAGGCGTCCTCGGAAGAACAGGTCCTGGGCAGCAACATCGATATTGTCGCGGTGGTGGTTCCCATGGACCGCCCGCTCACCCACAATCGGCTGGAGCGGACGCTGGTGGCCGCTTGGGATTCCGGAGCCACACCCTTGGTGGTGATCACCAAGGCGGACCTGGCCCGGATAGCGGATGACGTTGTGGGGGAGGTCATCCAGCAGGCGGCGGGAGTTCCGGTGGTCACAACATCAGCCGAGGATGGCGACGGTCTGGACGAACTGGAGGGCCACATCCCGCCCGGATCAACGCTGGTGCTGCTGGGACCCTCCGGTGCGGGTAAATCAACCCTGATCAATGCCTTGGCCGGGACGGAAATCCAGCTCACGGGCCAGGTCCGGGCCGGAGACGGCAAGGGCAAGCACACCACCACCTCGCGGGAACTGATCCCGCTGTCCTCAGGCGCCGTTTTGATGGACACCCCTGGCGTTCGAGGCTTCGGCCTTTTTGACGCTGATGAGGGAATGGGGGAAATGTTCGGCGACCTCGATGAACTCTTTGCGCAATGCCGGTTCTCCGATTGCGCACACCAAGGCGAGCCGGGATGCGCCGTGCAGGAGGCTTTGGACAGGGGATCACTGGATCAGCGGCGTTGGGCGAGTTACCTGAAGCTGCAGCGCGAACTGGCGGCCTTGGCCAGGAAACATGACGCTGCTGCACGTCGGGCATATCAGCGCGAATGGCACCAAAAGGTCATGTCTGCGGACCGCGGCCAGCGCTCTGCTGAGCGGCAACGGTACGACCGGGCAGAGGAAAGGGCAGGGAAGGGAGGTAAACGACGCAGGCGGTGA
- a CDS encoding NUDIX hydrolase translates to MSLQFDTRPAAYAVIIKDQKILLAYWKEDGKEGWTLPGGGLDLAEHPVDGCKREVFEETGYKASIDRMLGIDVGHWPGEPRKDGSHRDFESLRLVYEGTVVGGELTHEVDGSTTHAAWIPLTDVEKLTRVSLVDIGLRLHSERPVNGKLAAGPPTA, encoded by the coding sequence ATGAGCCTGCAGTTTGATACCCGCCCAGCCGCCTACGCCGTGATCATCAAGGACCAAAAGATCCTCCTCGCCTATTGGAAAGAGGACGGCAAGGAAGGGTGGACGCTTCCAGGGGGAGGGCTGGACCTGGCCGAACACCCCGTGGACGGATGCAAGCGCGAAGTGTTCGAGGAAACCGGCTACAAGGCTTCCATCGATCGCATGCTGGGGATTGATGTGGGGCACTGGCCCGGAGAGCCCCGGAAGGACGGTTCCCACAGGGACTTCGAATCGCTCCGGTTGGTATACGAAGGCACGGTGGTGGGCGGAGAACTTACCCACGAAGTGGATGGCAGCACCACACACGCAGCATGGATCCCTCTGACTGACGTCGAAAAGCTCACCAGGGTGTCGCTGGTGGACATCGGGTTGAGGCTGCACAGTGAGCGGCCCGTCAACGGGAAACTCGCCGCCGGGCCCCCCACGGCCTAG
- a CDS encoding beta-galactosidase, protein MTNAILSYRDAVLYRSGEPYRILAGAIHYFRVHPDLWRDRLRRLKAMGANTVDTYVAWNFHQPKPGDAPDFTGWRDVSRFIDLAAEEGLDVIVRPGPYICAEWDNGGFPAWLTGTPGMELRRLDPLFTAAVEEWFDQLLPIITSRQAVQGGPVVAVQIENEYGSYGDDHQYIRWNKRALEDRGITELLFTADGGTDYFLDGGSLEGTWATATLGSRGEEAMATWKRRRPGEPFFNVEFWGGWFDHWGEHHHRRDGDDAASEVRSMLDAGGSVCIYMAHGGTNFGLGSGSNHDGTALQPTVTSYDSDAPIAENGALTPKFHALRKEFFRAQGVDSPPAIPADLMDVAPVVPAQTLALEGRTGLLDLLRSSTGAVSSVSPLSFEQLGLDSGLVFYQAEATLPGLPEAPAESRLKIAGLHDRAYVWVDGHFAGILDDVTGADGLVVTGTGTTATLEILVENMGRINYGPLTGQGKGILGGVLINQRYTFHWTQTPLALAEWTGQDLDRLPGAGFVLTDPADAYIALPGSGKGFVWLNGFLLGRYWDKGPQVTLYAPAPLFTSGTNIIKVLELEKAGTVVELRQQPDLGPEEAGPIAAAELP, encoded by the coding sequence GTGACCAACGCCATATTGAGCTACCGTGACGCCGTCCTCTACCGTTCCGGTGAACCGTACCGCATCCTCGCGGGGGCCATCCACTATTTCCGAGTGCACCCGGACTTATGGCGGGACAGGCTGAGGCGACTCAAAGCGATGGGCGCCAACACCGTTGACACCTACGTTGCATGGAACTTCCATCAGCCTAAACCCGGGGACGCGCCGGACTTTACGGGGTGGCGGGACGTGAGCCGGTTCATCGACCTCGCAGCGGAGGAAGGCCTGGACGTCATTGTCCGTCCCGGCCCCTACATTTGTGCCGAATGGGACAACGGCGGCTTCCCCGCATGGCTGACCGGAACCCCGGGAATGGAACTGCGGCGCCTGGACCCGCTCTTCACGGCAGCCGTGGAGGAATGGTTTGACCAGCTTCTGCCCATCATCACTTCCCGGCAGGCCGTCCAGGGTGGACCCGTGGTCGCCGTGCAGATCGAGAACGAATACGGCAGCTACGGTGACGACCACCAGTACATCCGCTGGAACAAGCGTGCTTTGGAAGACCGTGGCATCACCGAATTGCTGTTCACCGCGGACGGCGGAACGGACTACTTCCTGGACGGAGGCTCCCTCGAGGGAACATGGGCAACTGCCACCCTGGGAAGCCGCGGCGAGGAAGCCATGGCCACCTGGAAGCGCCGCAGGCCGGGGGAGCCGTTCTTCAACGTGGAGTTTTGGGGCGGCTGGTTCGATCACTGGGGCGAGCACCACCACCGCCGCGATGGAGACGACGCAGCCAGTGAAGTGCGCTCCATGCTCGACGCCGGCGGTTCGGTCTGCATCTACATGGCGCACGGCGGCACCAACTTCGGTCTCGGTTCCGGCAGCAACCACGACGGCACGGCGCTGCAGCCAACTGTCACCAGCTACGATTCCGACGCCCCCATTGCGGAGAACGGCGCGCTGACACCAAAATTCCATGCCCTCCGCAAGGAATTCTTCAGGGCACAAGGCGTGGATTCCCCACCCGCCATTCCGGCTGACCTGATGGATGTGGCGCCCGTGGTACCGGCGCAAACGTTGGCTTTGGAGGGCCGGACGGGGCTCCTGGACCTTCTCCGAAGTTCAACAGGCGCCGTTTCCAGCGTCTCCCCGCTCAGTTTCGAGCAACTGGGGCTGGACTCCGGCCTGGTCTTCTACCAGGCGGAGGCGACACTTCCCGGACTTCCGGAGGCGCCCGCGGAAAGCCGGCTGAAGATTGCCGGGCTCCATGATCGTGCCTATGTCTGGGTGGATGGTCATTTTGCCGGCATCCTCGACGACGTCACCGGCGCGGATGGACTGGTGGTCACGGGAACAGGCACAACGGCCACGCTGGAAATCCTCGTGGAGAACATGGGCCGGATCAACTATGGGCCCCTGACCGGCCAGGGCAAGGGAATTCTTGGCGGCGTCCTCATCAACCAGCGCTACACCTTCCACTGGACACAGACCCCCTTGGCGCTCGCAGAGTGGACCGGCCAGGACCTGGATCGCTTGCCCGGGGCCGGGTTTGTCCTCACTGATCCGGCAGATGCCTATATTGCCCTCCCTGGCTCCGGCAAGGGTTTTGTATGGCTCAACGGTTTTCTCCTGGGCAGGTACTGGGACAAAGGACCCCAGGTGACCCTCTACGCCCCGGCTCCGTTGTTCACCTCCGGAACCAACATCATCAAGGTGCTGGAACTCGAAAAGGCCGGGACCGTCGTCGAACTCCGTCAGCAGCCTGACCTTGGCCCCGAAGAGGCGGGCCCCATCGCCGCGGCCGAACTGCCATGA
- a CDS encoding pirin family protein yields MTNLDTSPAQEICPAAPEGQGPCVQLWPEREVPLGGVRAMNVFRTLPQRGLPTVGAWCFLDRFGPDRVAMSVLPHPHCGLQTVTWPMEGAVRHRDSVGSDVVVRPGELNIMTAGHGISHSEFSVLPGDAAHPLMEEIPVSRGLQLWAALPDEHRHRAPSFEQVKDLPVAVGEGFAATVMVGEFAGQRSPATMFSPIVGADITASGQIQLPLTPGFEHAVLVLDGHLTIDGQDIDAGPLAYLGAGRHHLDVTAHPDTRFMLLGGEPFGEDLLMWWNFVGRTHEEVEQAREDWEAEGLLDDDAAAVSRFGFVPGHGPDAGPEAGRIPAPPLPGVKLRPRTRG; encoded by the coding sequence ATGACCAATCTTGATACATCCCCTGCGCAGGAAATCTGCCCTGCCGCTCCCGAGGGACAGGGTCCCTGCGTCCAACTGTGGCCCGAACGTGAAGTGCCCCTGGGCGGTGTCCGCGCCATGAACGTGTTCCGCACCCTGCCGCAGCGCGGCCTACCCACCGTGGGTGCATGGTGCTTCCTGGACAGGTTCGGCCCGGACCGGGTGGCCATGAGCGTCCTGCCCCACCCGCACTGCGGCCTCCAGACAGTCACGTGGCCCATGGAGGGAGCGGTCCGGCACAGGGACAGCGTGGGCAGTGACGTGGTGGTCCGCCCGGGCGAGCTGAACATCATGACAGCAGGGCATGGGATCTCCCACTCCGAATTCTCAGTCCTCCCCGGAGACGCAGCGCATCCCCTGATGGAGGAAATCCCCGTGTCCAGGGGTCTCCAATTGTGGGCTGCCCTGCCGGACGAGCACCGGCACCGCGCACCTTCCTTTGAACAGGTGAAGGACCTCCCCGTTGCGGTGGGTGAAGGGTTCGCAGCCACGGTGATGGTGGGCGAGTTTGCCGGGCAACGGTCCCCCGCCACCATGTTCAGCCCGATTGTGGGGGCCGACATCACCGCAAGCGGCCAGATCCAACTGCCCCTCACACCGGGCTTCGAACACGCGGTACTGGTCCTGGACGGCCACCTGACCATCGACGGCCAGGATATCGATGCCGGGCCACTCGCCTACCTGGGAGCGGGCCGTCACCATCTGGACGTCACTGCCCACCCCGACACCCGCTTCATGCTGTTGGGCGGAGAGCCCTTCGGCGAAGACCTGCTGATGTGGTGGAACTTTGTGGGCAGGACCCACGAAGAAGTGGAACAGGCCCGCGAGGACTGGGAAGCTGAAGGGCTGCTGGACGACGACGCGGCCGCCGTCTCACGTTTTGGCTTCGTTCCCGGCCATGGCCCCGATGCGGGCCCTGAGGCAGGACGTATTCCCGCACCCCCGCTCCCGGGAGTGAAACTCCGTCCCCGCACCCGGGGCTGA
- a CDS encoding N-acetylglucosamine kinase has product MNNPDSTQPSQPATSATAGTVIGLDIGGTKTRGVRFQDGIAVMDETAGSSNVQNVSREQAAANLADLFGAIGGGRIDQVYAGAGGIDTEEDAQALADLIAPHAPGARITVVHDSRLLLAAGGASSGVAVIAGTGSAAWGKNDAGLEARAGGWGYLLGDEGSGYWLGREAVRHSLRRMNQGLEPDQLSRALLVSCGVEEPGKLIALFHSPDTGRRYWAQQARVVVDAAAAGDPVSIGLVQQAGRDLADLARQAVRQLGLEGPVILGSGLGMNVTALQEAFTAALAEDGIVDVRILAQDPVFGVPRLVAEQGAG; this is encoded by the coding sequence GTGAACAATCCTGACTCTACCCAGCCTTCCCAGCCTGCCACCTCCGCGACGGCGGGTACCGTCATTGGCCTGGACATCGGAGGCACAAAGACCCGCGGCGTGCGGTTCCAGGACGGGATCGCCGTCATGGATGAAACTGCCGGCAGCTCCAATGTGCAGAACGTCAGCAGGGAGCAGGCAGCCGCCAACCTTGCTGACTTGTTTGGCGCCATAGGTGGTGGCCGGATTGACCAGGTGTATGCAGGAGCCGGCGGAATCGACACCGAGGAGGACGCCCAGGCGCTGGCGGACCTCATTGCTCCTCATGCCCCCGGTGCGCGCATCACCGTGGTTCACGATTCACGGTTGCTGCTGGCAGCCGGTGGGGCCAGTTCGGGTGTGGCAGTTATTGCCGGTACCGGTTCGGCCGCGTGGGGCAAGAACGACGCCGGACTGGAAGCCCGGGCGGGTGGCTGGGGTTACCTCCTGGGCGATGAAGGCAGCGGGTACTGGCTGGGACGGGAAGCCGTGCGGCACAGCCTCCGGCGCATGAACCAGGGCCTCGAGCCGGACCAGCTCAGCCGTGCGCTGTTGGTATCTTGTGGTGTGGAGGAACCAGGCAAGCTCATTGCGCTGTTCCATTCACCGGACACGGGACGCAGATATTGGGCGCAGCAGGCCAGGGTAGTGGTGGATGCCGCCGCAGCCGGGGATCCCGTCAGCATTGGCTTGGTTCAGCAGGCAGGCAGGGACCTTGCCGATCTGGCCAGGCAGGCGGTCCGCCAGCTCGGATTGGAAGGCCCGGTCATTCTGGGCAGTGGCCTGGGCATGAACGTCACCGCGTTGCAGGAGGCCTTCACGGCCGCACTTGCTGAGGACGGGATCGTGGATGTCCGCATCCTGGCCCAGGACCCCGTTTTTGGAGTGCCGCGGCTTGTCGCTGAGCAGGGTGCGGGCTGA
- a CDS encoding nitronate monooxygenase, producing MTASLCGTPFIAAPMAGGTSTPALARAVHEGGGLGFLAAGYKSPAAMVAEIAAARALDIPFGINLFVPDASQLPPSAGALALLEHYKTELSADAGQYGVTLPPLRLDDDDAWQDKIDALLADPVEWVSFAFGMPGKAVTRALQKQGTTVIVSVTSVDEALAATEEKPDALAVQHTSAGGHTAAFLHRNPAPAGAARTTADLVAQVGAAVGLPLIAAGAIMDSADLRAVLEAGAIAAQAGTALVRTDESGARQAHKDALGDPGFTRTDMTRAFTGRWARSLVNDFVLDHPQAPEGYPAIHHLTGPIRQAAAAAGDAHRLNLWAGTGWQRGRQGPAAEVVRAFLSGL from the coding sequence ATGACCGCTTCCTTATGTGGCACGCCGTTCATTGCAGCCCCCATGGCCGGCGGAACATCAACGCCCGCACTGGCCAGGGCGGTGCACGAAGGTGGCGGGCTCGGCTTCCTGGCGGCAGGGTACAAGAGTCCCGCCGCGATGGTCGCGGAAATCGCCGCAGCACGGGCCCTGGACATTCCTTTCGGCATAAACCTCTTCGTGCCCGATGCCTCCCAACTCCCGCCATCCGCCGGGGCCTTGGCGCTCCTGGAGCACTACAAGACGGAACTCTCCGCTGACGCCGGACAGTACGGCGTGACGCTTCCGCCCCTGCGCCTTGATGACGACGACGCATGGCAGGACAAAATTGATGCGCTCCTGGCCGACCCCGTGGAATGGGTGAGCTTCGCCTTCGGAATGCCCGGAAAAGCCGTGACCCGGGCCTTGCAGAAGCAGGGCACCACAGTAATCGTCAGCGTCACGTCCGTCGACGAAGCCCTCGCCGCAACCGAAGAAAAGCCGGATGCGCTCGCCGTTCAACACACGTCGGCCGGCGGCCATACGGCCGCGTTCCTCCACCGGAACCCGGCGCCGGCTGGAGCAGCCCGGACGACGGCGGACCTGGTCGCCCAGGTGGGTGCCGCCGTCGGACTTCCCCTGATAGCGGCCGGCGCGATCATGGACTCTGCAGACCTGCGCGCCGTTCTGGAGGCGGGAGCGATCGCCGCCCAGGCCGGGACCGCGCTGGTCCGGACTGACGAAAGCGGTGCGCGGCAGGCTCATAAGGATGCGCTGGGTGATCCTGGCTTCACCCGGACGGACATGACCCGCGCTTTCACCGGGCGCTGGGCGAGGTCCCTGGTGAACGACTTTGTTCTGGACCATCCACAGGCACCTGAAGGTTACCCTGCCATTCACCACCTGACCGGGCCCATCAGGCAGGCTGCTGCTGCCGCGGGAGATGCGCACCGCCTCAATCTGTGGGCTGGAACCGGCTGGCAACGTGGACGGCAGGGACCTGCAGCGGAGGTTGTCAGGGCCTTCCTGAGCGGGCTCTGA
- a CDS encoding LysR family transcriptional regulator — protein sequence MEPDHHQLIQLLPLLPVLAELGRTEHMTETAAILGVPQSTVSRAVARASAIVGMDLLAKDGRGIRLTPAAKTLLPYIEAALEDFQAGLDRVRQESDVVRGRVGVASQHTFGEATLPLLISAYRAKHPQTVFELRQGPRDGCLEQLAAGESDFALVAPIAPEGKGIVSLPLYREPLRAVLHYKHPLAGHSTIHLSQLRHEPYVTLPTGVGLRALGEALFREAGFRPRIAFEVQGSTSARGLVSAGLGFSILPPAGPGSGTGQFLPETELGLVEVPLDSDLAFRQIGIAWRERNFEPDAVRLFRELVVSQGGQLLAELVRARSGRP from the coding sequence ATGGAGCCTGACCACCATCAGCTCATCCAGCTGCTCCCCCTCCTTCCCGTCCTCGCGGAGCTGGGGCGTACCGAGCACATGACGGAGACCGCAGCCATCCTCGGCGTTCCCCAATCGACCGTGAGCCGTGCCGTGGCACGTGCCAGCGCGATTGTCGGCATGGACCTCTTGGCCAAGGATGGACGGGGGATCAGGCTCACGCCCGCAGCCAAAACGCTGCTGCCCTACATCGAGGCGGCCTTGGAGGATTTCCAAGCCGGGCTGGACAGGGTGCGGCAGGAATCGGATGTCGTGCGCGGACGGGTGGGGGTTGCGTCCCAGCACACCTTCGGCGAGGCGACGTTGCCCCTGCTCATCAGCGCTTACCGGGCCAAGCACCCGCAAACAGTTTTCGAGTTGCGTCAAGGTCCCCGTGACGGATGCCTGGAGCAGTTGGCTGCGGGCGAGTCGGATTTCGCACTCGTGGCACCCATAGCGCCGGAAGGCAAAGGCATCGTCTCCCTGCCGCTGTACCGCGAGCCCCTGAGGGCCGTGCTGCACTACAAGCACCCGTTGGCAGGCCACTCCACGATCCATCTGTCCCAACTGCGCCACGAGCCCTACGTCACGCTCCCTACCGGGGTGGGTTTGCGGGCTTTGGGTGAGGCATTGTTCCGTGAGGCCGGGTTCCGCCCCAGGATCGCCTTCGAAGTCCAGGGGTCAACGTCCGCCAGGGGACTGGTTTCGGCGGGACTGGGATTCAGCATCCTTCCACCGGCAGGTCCGGGCTCCGGAACGGGTCAATTCCTGCCCGAAACCGAGTTGGGGCTCGTTGAGGTCCCCTTGGACTCGGACCTGGCCTTCCGTCAGATCGGAATCGCGTGGAGGGAACGGAACTTCGAGCCCGACGCAGTGCGCCTTTTCCGGGAACTGGTGGTCTCCCAGGGAGGCCAACTGCTGGCCGAGCTGGTCAGAGCCCGCTCAGGAAGGCCCTGA